CGCCCGCAGCTTCAGGCTGCCGCGGCCGCTGTTGTAGGCGGCACGGATCTCGTCGGCCGAGCTGATCAGCTGGCCGCCGCCGGGATAGTCCGGGCCGGGCAGCTTGGCATAGAGCTCGTCGTCGCTGGCCTTCTCGTTCTTGAGCAGCAGCACCGCCGCTTCGGCCACTTCCCGCAGGTTGTGGCTGGGCACCTCGGTGGCCATGCCGACCGCAATGCCGGAGGCCCCGTTCAGCAGCACGAATGGCAGCCGGGCGGGCAGCTCACGCGGCTCGTCATAGGAGCCGTCGTAGTTCGGCTGGAAGTCGACCGTGCCCTGGTCCAGCTCGTCGAGCAGCAGACGCGAGTAGGCGGATAAGCGTGCTTCCGTGTAGCGCATCGCGGCCGCGCCGTCGCCGTCTCGGCTGCCGAAGTTGCCCTGGCCATCGACCAGCGGATAACGCTGGCTGAAGTCCTGCGCCATGCGCACCAGCGCGTCATAGGCCGCCTGGTCGCCGTGCGGATGGTATTTACCGAGCACCTCACCGACCACCCGGGCGCTCTTGACCGCCTTGGCGCCGTTGGTGCCGGTGAAGCCCAGGCCCAGGCGCTCCATGGTGAACAGGATGCGGCGCTGCACCGGCTTCTGGCCGTCGCAATAGGCCGGCAAGGCGCGGCCCTTCACCACCGACAGCGCATATTCCAGATAGGCCTGCTGGGCGTACTGGGCCAGCGTCAGTGAATCGCCCGACGGATGGCTCGGACCCGCCGGACCGCCGGGGGAGTTGTCGAAATCGAAGGTCTCTTGCTCTTGGTTCATCTGGGGGGACCGGCGGGGCCGGTAAGGTCAATTCGATCAATCGGGCAATGCTGGGAGCGGTGGGAACGGGCCGGGCGTCCCGTCGTCAGGTCGGCCGATCATTCGGTCGTCCAGTCGATCGGAGCGCCCGGCGCCACCGGTCATCGCGGGCCGGGCCCCAGGGGCCCGGGCACCGCGGTCAAGGTTGTTCGGGACGGTGCATGGTCAGTTGTCGCGCCTGGCTGCCCAGGCTGCGCTGCAGCAAGGCCCAGTACAGCTCGAGCACGAGATGCACATGGGCCTGGGTTTCGTCGATGTCGGGCACCACGCCGCCGGCCCGCCGCACCGCGCCCTCGCCCGCATTCCAGGCCGCCAGCGCGGCATCGATGCGGCCGAAGCGCCGGGTCAGGTCGGCCAGCATGCGCGCGCCGATGAGGATGTTGGTGCGGGCCTCCAGCAGCGCCGTCGGCCGCCGCAGTTCATCGGCGGTGCCGTAGCGTTGTGCGGTCACGCCGGTGATCTGCATCAGACCCATGGCGCCGCGTGGCGAGACCGCATCCGCCCTGAAACTGGATTCGACCGCGATCACCGCCTTCAGTAATTCGATGTCCACGCCGGTCTGCGCCGACGCCTCCCGCAGGTAGGGCTGCACCGCCTTGACCTCCGGGGCAATGTCCAGCCAGGTCAGCAGGCGCTGGCCGTGGTCGATCTTGCCGGGCACCCGCTGGATGCCGCTGCTGGCCGCCAGCACCGGCTGGTAGCGGGTGTCCAGCGGCGCGCTCGCAAAGTGCGCCACGCCGGAAGCGTCCACATAACCCCACAGTTCGGCGTGGGCCGCACCGCCGCCGGAGACCAGCAAGCCCACCACCCCGGTGCGCACCAGGTGGCGACGCAGGCCCTGCATCAGTTGGCGGGCCATGCGGCTGGCGAGACGACGCTTCAGATGACGACGGGTCATGCGGCCTCCAGACCTTGCTCGACGCGCGCGTCGTACTCGGCGCGCAGCAGGGACATCACGATCAGATCGTCATAAGCCTGGACCGGCTGCCCGGTGGCACCGAGTTCGTCCTCGATGCGCACGCATTCGCGCAACCGGCCTTCCTCGACATAGCCTTCACTGCGATAGAGCGCATGGGCCCGGATGTTGCGGCCCTTCACATCGAGCCAGAAGCGGTGAGCGCCGAACTGGAGGAAGGCCATCTTCTTGAGCTGGCGCACACAGGCCCGACCGACGCCCAGCCCCTTGGGACCGAGCACGATGCGCTTGAGCTCCAGCGACCGATTCGGATTGCGGCAGCCCTGCAGGATCACGAACCCGGCGCGCTCGGCGGCCAGCTCCACGATGAAGTGCCGGGCATCCGGAAAGCGGATAGCCCCCTCATGCTGCATCAGCGCCCAGGGCGTGATGAACGGACGGTTGGCCGCGTCCTGCTCCACGCCGACCACGAAGTCCAGATCGGACAACATGGTCGGGCGCAGCGTGACGCGGGGCAAGGTCGTCATCGACAGGCCTTGACCTCAGACATCCACTTCGATGGCATCGCCGTGCAGCTCCATCAGCTCGCGCCGCGCCGCCGCTTCACCCTTGCCCATCAGCTTGTTGATGGCGCCCTCGGTGTCGGTGATGTCCAGATCGCCATACTGCACCTGCAGCAGCCGGCGGGTTTCCGGGTTGAGCGTGGTGTCCCAGAGCTGCTCGGCGTTCATTTCGCCCAGGCCCTTGAACCGGCTGATGCTCCAGCTGCCCTCGCGGGCGCCTTCCTTGCGCAGCTTGTCCAGGATGGCGGTCTGCTCGCCTTCGTCCAGCGCATACAGCTTGGCCGCCGGCTTCTTGCCGCGCGCCGGCGCGTCCACCCGGAACAGCGGCGGACGAGCCACATACACATGCCCGGTGGCGATCAGCTTGGGGAAATGGCGGAAGAACAGCGTCAGTAGCAGCACCTGGATGTGGGCGCCGTCGACGTCCGCATCGGAGAGGATGCAGATCTTGCCGTAGCGCAGACCGGAGAGATCCGGGTCGTCGTTCTTGCCATGCGGATCCACACCGATGGCCACCGAGATGTCGTGGATTTCGTTGTTGGCAAAGAGCCGATCGCGCTCGACTTCCCAGGCATTGAGCACCTTGCCGCGCAGCGGCAGGATGGCCTGGGTTTCCTTGTCGCGGCCCAGCTTGGCGGAGCCGCCAGCGGAATCGCCCTCGACCAGGAACAGCTCGTTGTGCAGCAGGTCGGTGCTTTCGCAATCGGTCAGCTTGCCGGGCAGGACCGCCACGCCGGAGCTCTTGCGCTTTTCCACCTTCTGCGCGGCGCGCTGGCGGGTCTGGGCCTGCTTGATGACCAGGTCGGCCAGCTTCTTGCCGTGCTCCACATGCTGGTTGAGCCACAGCTCCAGCGCCGGTTTGACGAAGGCCGACACCAGCCGCAGCGCATCGCGCGAATTCAGCCGCTCCTTGGTCTGGCCCTGGAACTGCGGATCCAGCACCTTGGCCGACAGCACGAAGCTGGCGCGCGAGAACACGTCCTCGGCCATCAGCTTGACGCCCTTGGGCGCCAGCGCATGCATCTCGATGAAGCCCTTGACCGCGCCGAACAGGCCATCCTTCAGGCCGGATTCATGGGTGCCGCCGGCCACCGTCGGGATCAGGTTCACATAGCTTTCGCGCATGGTCTGACCCTCTTCGGTGAAGGCCACGCACCAGCTGGCGCCCTCGCCCTCGGCGAAGTTCTCGCTCTCGGAGGCGGTGGCGTACTGCTCGCCCTCGAACAGCGGGATCAGCGGATCCGCCGGCAGCGACTGCATCAGGTAGTCGCGCAGGCCGCCCTTGTAGGTCCAGGTCTGGACATCGCCGGTCTTTTCCTGGGTCAGCGTGACCGTGACGCCGGGCATCAACACCGCCTTGGAGCGCAGCAGATGGACCAGCTCGCCCTTGGGCAGCTCGGCGCTTTCGAAATACTTGGCGTCCGGCCAGACCCGCACCGTGGTGCCCTGCTTGCGGTCGCCCGCCTTCAGATCGGCCTTGCGAACGGCGACCGGTTCCACCACGTCGCCGCCGGAGAACGCGAGCGTCGCGACCTGGCCTTCGCGGTAGACGGTCACCTCCAGCCGCTTGGCCAGCGCATTGGTCACCGACACGCCCACGCCGTGCAGGCCGCCGGAGAAGCTGTAGGCGCCACCGGCGCCCTTATCGAACTTGCCGCCGGCATGCAGCCGGGTGTAGACGATCTCCACCACCGGCACGCCCTCTTCGGGATGCAGGCCGAAGGGAATGCCGCGGCCATCGTCCTCGATGGTGACCGAGCCGTCGGTGTGCTGGGTCAGCGCGATGCGCTTGCCGTGACCGGCCAGGGCCTCGTCCGCAGCGTTGTCGATCACCTCCTGGATGACGTGCAGGGGGTTGTCGGTACGGGTGTACATGCCCGGGCGCTGCTTGACAGGCTCCAGCCCCTTGAGGACGCGGATCGAGCCTTCGCTGTAACTGCCGGGAGAAGTGTCTGCTTTGGTTGCCATGGGGCGCGATTCTATGCAGCCCGCTCCGCCCTGCCCGTCTATCTTGCCGGCGCGGCCGCCCGCCACCTGCGACTTCCTGCACCCTCGCCCGGCGCCCATCCGCGCCGCAGCAGGGCTTGGGCAGTGGCGCAGCCGGTCAAGACAATGGCCACGAACCCGGTCAGGAGAGAGTTCAGGCGGGTGCCTGCCGCCCCCTGCCATGCCCCTCCACAGAGGGACTTCGGGAAAACACCCCCCGCCAAACGTCCGTAGGGCGCACGCACGCGCCCCGGGGGCACGTCCGGTTACCGGGCGTTCGGTCGTCACGGGGCGGGCCTGTCGTAGCATCGACCGCTTGTCCGCCGGATCTGGTTTGATGCTGAACTTCTCTCGATTCCTCGCAAGTGCGGTCGGCCGCGTCGGTACGCTCGACCGCTTCGGTGCGGTGGCCGATGCCGTCCAGACTGCGCGTCGACCGCTCAAGGCGTCGCTGGCCGTCGCCCTCGCCGCCGCCCTGGGCAGCCAGCTCGGCGGCCCGGCGCAGGCCGCCAGCTTCAAGGCCAGCCCGGAAATGGCCATCGAGCTGCGCCATGCGCAGTGGTTCGACGGCGAAAAGCTCCAACGCGGCACGCTCTACATCGACAACGGCGTGTTCACGGCCCAGCGTCCCCGCAAGATCAACCGGCTGATGGAGCTGCGCGGCCAGACCCTGGTGCCGCCGCTGGCCGAAGCCCACAACCACAACCTGCAAAGCGCCTGGGGCCTGGACAAGTTCGCCCAGGACTACCTGCGCGACGGCGTGTTCTATGCCGCCATGCTCTGCGCCGATCCGGCGGCCATCGGTCCGATCCGTGACCGCATCGCCCAGCCCGACACGCCGGATGTGCTGTTCGCGACCGCCTGCATCACCTCGTCCGACGGTCAGCCGCTGGCCATGCTGCAGTCCGGCCAGCCGCCCATGGCGTTGGAGGACATCGTCGACAAGGCGGTGCTGATCATGGATACGCCGGAACAGGTCGAACAGAAATGGCCGCTGATCCGCGACCGCCGCACTGACCTGGTGAAGGTCATCATGAGCTATCACGACCGGCCCGAGCTGCGCGGTCAGGCAGACCAGCGCGGCCGCCTGGGCGTGACGCCCGAGGTGGTGGCCGAGGTGGTACGCCGCGCCCACGCCGACGGCCTGCGGGTGGTGGCCCATGTGGAAAGCGCGCTGGATTTCGAGGCCGCGGTGCGGGCCGGCGTGGACTTCATCGCCGAGCTGCCGGGTTATTTCCCGCAGCACGGCGAGGCCCCGGAGAGCCATCTCATTTCGCCGGAGGCGGCGGTGATGGCCGCCGAGAAGAAGATCGGCATCGTCACCGCCACCGTCGCCACCCGGCTGTTCCAGCCCGCGCCGGACTTGCTGGCCCGGATCGAGGATGTGCAAAAGCGCAACCTGGATCGGCTGCGCGAAGCGGGCGCCCGGCTGCTGGTCGGCTCTGACCTGTTCACCGGCAATGCGCTGGAGGAGGTCAAGCACCTGGCCCAGCTCGGCGTGCTGGACAAGCCCACGCTGCTGCGCCTGGCCACCCAGGACACGCCGCGCGCCCTGTTCCCGCAGCGCAAGCTGGGCTGCTTCCAGACCGGCTGCGAGGCCAGCTTCCTGGTGCTGGCCGGCAATCCGCTGGACGACCTGGGCGCCCTCGAGAAACCGCTGCTTCGCATCAAGCAAGGCCGCGTGCTGACGCAGTTGGAGGAAGTGGCCGCCACCGCAGGCACCGAGGACAACGCCCTCGGATCCGGTGGCCAGAAGGCCTCGGGCAAATCCCGCAAGGCTTCCGCCAAGTCATCCGCCAAGTCATCGGGAAAACCCGCAGGCAGCAGCAAAAAGCCGGCGACATCCAAGGCCACCGTCAAGAAGGCGACGACCAACAAGTAGACAAGCCGCTACATTGACCCCATGAGTGCCGCCCCACCCCATTCGACCGCCTCGCCGCGCACGCTGAGCCTTCAGCAGGTGCTGCTGTGCGGTGCCGCCATCGTGACCTTGTCGATGGGCATCCGGCATGGCTTCGGTCTGTGGCTCACCCCGGTGACCGTGGAGCGCGGCTGGACGCGGGAAGCCTTCTCCCTCGCGCTGGCGGTTCAGAACCTGGCCTGGGGCGTGGCCGGCCCGTTCGCCGGCATGTTGGCGGACCGCTTCGGCGCGATGCGGGTGCTGGTGGTGGGCGCGGTGCTGTATGCGGTCGGGCTGGCGTTGATGGCCGTCTCCACCTCGGCCGCCGGCTTCCTTGGCAGCGCGGGGCTGTTGATCGGGTTGGCGCAGTCCGGCACGACCTATGCGGTGGTGTATGGCGTGATCGCCCGCAACATCGCGCCGGAGCGTCGATCCTGGGCCATGGGCGTGGCGGCCGCTGCGGGATCGTTCGGACAGTTCCTGATGGTGCCGGTGGAGAACTGGCTGATCGGCTACACCGGCTGGCAGAACGCGCTGTTCGTGCTGTCCATCGCCGCCTGCCTGATCATTCCGCTGGCCTTCGGCCTGCGCGAGCCGCAGTTGGGCCAGGCCCGCGCCGGACACCACCAAAGCATCGGCCAGGCCCTGCGCGAGGCCTTCGGCTACCGCAGCTTCCAGTTGCTGATGCTGGGTTACTTCGTCTGCGGCTTCCAGGTGGTGTTCATCGGCGTGCACATGCCGAGCTATCTGAAGGACCACGGGCTGTCACCGCAGGTCGCCACCATCGCGCTGGCGCTGATCGGGTTGTTCAACGTGTTTGGCACCTATGCGGCGGGCACGCTGGGTCAGCGGGTGCCCAAGCGTTATGTGCTGTCGACCATCTACGGCCTGCGCTCGGTGGCGATCGCCATCTTCCTGAACGTGCCGCTGACGCCAACCAGCGTCTATGTCTTCGCCGCGACCATGGGCGTGCTGTGGCTCTCTACCGTGCCGCCCACCAATGCGATCGTGGCCCAGATCTTCGGTGTGCAGCACATGTCGATGCTGGGCGGCTTCGTGTTCTTCAGCCATCAGATCGGCAGCTTCCTGGGTGTGTGGCTCGGTGGCAAGCTCTATGACGCGACGGGCTCCTACGACGTGGTCTGGTGGCTGGCGATTGCCCTGGGTGTGATGGCGATGCTGGCCAATCTGCCGGTGCGTGAACATGCGATTGCGCGCCAGGGCGTTCCGTCCGCCGCTTGAGTCGCCACGCACCGCACCGGGCACACGCCTCATGAAACGCCGCGGCACTGCCTGGATCCGCCCGCTGGCGACGTTGTTGGCGCTGGTGGTGCTCGCACTCGTCTTCCTGGCCTACGCCCAGCCGTCGTTGATGCAACACCTGGCAGACCAGCTGTGGGCCTGCTTCTGATGTCGTGACCTGCCCTGACCCGACTTGACCTGACCTGAACAACCCCGAAGAGGGAGGAGACAACATGGTCGTCATCATCACCGGCGCCTCCGACGGCATCGGCGCAGAACTCGCCCGCCAATGGGCGCAGCGCGACGGCGCGACGCTGTCGCTGGTGCTGGCCGCCCGCAGCGAGGACAAGCTCGACGAGGTGGCCCGGCAATGTCAGGCCCTGGGCGCGGCGACGCTGGTGCGGCGCTGCGATGTCGAACGCGAGGAAGACTGCCAGGCGCTGATCCACGCCGCACTCGGCGCGTTCGGCGCCATCGATGTGCTGGTGAACAACGCCGGCATGTCGGCCCATGCGCTGTTCGATCAGGTGAAGGACCTGGCCTGGTATCAGCGCCTGATGCAGATCAACTTGTGGGGCGCGGCCTGGTGCACCCAGGCCGCGCTGCCCGCGATCAAGGCCAGCCGGGGCCGCATCGTGGCGGTGTCCAGCCTGGCGGGACTGCTGGGCATTCCGGGCCGCACCGCCTACAGCGCCACCAAGTTCGCCATGACCGGCTTCTTCGAAGCCCTGCGCACCGAGGTGAGCTCCCATGGCGTCAGCGTGACCATCGCCTACCCCGGCGTGGTCGACACCCAGATCCGTTACCGCGGCTTCAATGCGCAAGGTCAGCCTTCGGGCCTGAGCAGCCTGGATGAACGCGGCGCGATGACCGTGCAGACCTGCGCCCGCCTGATCCTGGACGGCACGCTGGCCCGCGAACGCGACATCGTCATGACCACCCGCGGCAAACTGGGCCGGTGGCTGAAGCTGCTGGTGCCGGCGATGGTCGACCGAATGGCCATGAGGGCCTTGAAGCAGGAGCAACGACCGCAATGAGCGATCGATCCCCATCGTCCGCTGGCACTGGCAAGAGCATCGGCACCGAACCCGGCACGGAACCCGGCATCAACACGGCCGCATCGCTGCCCCCGCACGTCCCCCTGGGCCAGCCCAGCGATTGGGTGATGCGATGGCTGCCGGCCTGGCGCGACCAGCCTGACGCCACCGCACTGGACCTGGCGTGCGGATCGGGCCGCCACCTGATTCCCCTGGCCGAGGCCGGCCTGCGCGTGACCGGCGTGGACCGGGACGCCGCCGCCCTCACCGGGCTGCGGGCCCGGCTCCCGGCCAGCGAGCTGATCGAGGCCGACATCGAGGCCGGCCCCTGGCCGCTCGGCGACCGGGTGTTCGACCTGGTCGTGGTGACGAATTACTTGTGGCGACCGCTGTTCCCGAACATCGCGGACGCAGTCGCGCCGGGTGGCTGGCTGATTTACGAAACATTTACCGACGGACAGCAGCACATCGGCCGCCCCTCGCGCCCGGAATTCCTGCTGCGTCCGGGCGAGTTGCTGACAGCCTTCGGCGGGCTGCGCATCGTGGCGTTCGAAGACGGTTTCACCGGCGGCGCGGGCCTTGCTGCCTCTGGTGCGCGGGGAGCGGACGGGTCGGCACCGCCGTCGCCCGGCGGCGTCAACGGACGGTATGTCCAGCGCGTTGCTGCGGTGCGCGAGCAGACACCCAGGCCTGGGGTCTTCCCGCGATACCGGCTGGACTGAACCGGGACTGCACCGGCGTGGGTCGGCGCTTCAGTAGAATCCGCTGATCTCGAGGAATCCTCAATGAACGCAATTGTTGGCAGCATCGTGGCGCTGGTCACGCCGATGCATGAAGACGGCCGCATCGACTTCGATGGGCTGCGCTCCCTGATCGACTGGCACATCGACCAAGGCACCGACGTGATCGGTGTGGTCGGCACCACCGGCGAATCCCCGACGGTGACGATGGAGGAGAACCGCGAGGTCATCCGCGTCGCGGTCGAGCATGTCAAGGGCCGCAAGCCGGTCCTGGCCGGCACCGGCGCGAACGCCACTGCCGAGGCGATCGAGCTGAGCCGCTTCGCCAAGCAGGTGGGCGCGGATGCCACGCTGTCGGTCGTCCCCTACTACAACAAGCCCTCGCAGGAAGGCATCTATCGCCACTTCAAGGCGATCGCCGAGGCGGTGGACATCCCGATGATGCTCTACAACGTGCCCGGACGGACGGTGGCCGACATGGCCCCGGAAACCGCCATCCGCTGCGCCGCCCTGCCGGGCGTCTTCGGCATCAAGGAGGCGACCGGCAACATCGAGCGCGCCGCCTGGCTGATCAAGCATGCGCCCCAGCACTTCGGCATCTTCTCCGGTGACGACGGCACCGCCATCGCCCTGATGCTGATGGGTGGCCGCGGCCATGTGAGCGTCACCGCCAACGTCGCCCCGCGCGAGATGCATGAGATGTGCATCGCCGCGAT
The Roseateles amylovorans genome window above contains:
- a CDS encoding lytic transglycosylase domain-containing protein, whose product is MTRRHLKRRLASRMARQLMQGLRRHLVRTGVVGLLVSGGGAAHAELWGYVDASGVAHFASAPLDTRYQPVLAASSGIQRVPGKIDHGQRLLTWLDIAPEVKAVQPYLREASAQTGVDIELLKAVIAVESSFRADAVSPRGAMGLMQITGVTAQRYGTADELRRPTALLEARTNILIGARMLADLTRRFGRIDAALAAWNAGEGAVRRAGGVVPDIDETQAHVHLVLELYWALLQRSLGSQARQLTMHRPEQP
- the dapA gene encoding 4-hydroxy-tetrahydrodipicolinate synthase encodes the protein MNAIVGSIVALVTPMHEDGRIDFDGLRSLIDWHIDQGTDVIGVVGTTGESPTVTMEENREVIRVAVEHVKGRKPVLAGTGANATAEAIELSRFAKQVGADATLSVVPYYNKPSQEGIYRHFKAIAEAVDIPMMLYNVPGRTVADMAPETAIRCAALPGVFGIKEATGNIERAAWLIKHAPQHFGIFSGDDGTAIALMLMGGRGHVSVTANVAPREMHEMCIAAIEGRVREATALHFKLLGLHKQLFCEPSPAPTKWALNQLGRCGNHLRLPLTPLTEGGQALVQAAMREAGLL
- a CDS encoding SDR family oxidoreductase — protein: MVVIITGASDGIGAELARQWAQRDGATLSLVLAARSEDKLDEVARQCQALGAATLVRRCDVEREEDCQALIHAALGAFGAIDVLVNNAGMSAHALFDQVKDLAWYQRLMQINLWGAAWCTQAALPAIKASRGRIVAVSSLAGLLGIPGRTAYSATKFAMTGFFEALRTEVSSHGVSVTIAYPGVVDTQIRYRGFNAQGQPSGLSSLDERGAMTVQTCARLILDGTLARERDIVMTTRGKLGRWLKLLVPAMVDRMAMRALKQEQRPQ
- a CDS encoding MFS transporter encodes the protein MSAAPPHSTASPRTLSLQQVLLCGAAIVTLSMGIRHGFGLWLTPVTVERGWTREAFSLALAVQNLAWGVAGPFAGMLADRFGAMRVLVVGAVLYAVGLALMAVSTSAAGFLGSAGLLIGLAQSGTTYAVVYGVIARNIAPERRSWAMGVAAAAGSFGQFLMVPVENWLIGYTGWQNALFVLSIAACLIIPLAFGLREPQLGQARAGHHQSIGQALREAFGYRSFQLLMLGYFVCGFQVVFIGVHMPSYLKDHGLSPQVATIALALIGLFNVFGTYAAGTLGQRVPKRYVLSTIYGLRSVAIAIFLNVPLTPTSVYVFAATMGVLWLSTVPPTNAIVAQIFGVQHMSMLGGFVFFSHQIGSFLGVWLGGKLYDATGSYDVVWWLAIALGVMAMLANLPVREHAIARQGVPSAA
- a CDS encoding amidohydrolase family protein, which encodes MLNFSRFLASAVGRVGTLDRFGAVADAVQTARRPLKASLAVALAAALGSQLGGPAQAASFKASPEMAIELRHAQWFDGEKLQRGTLYIDNGVFTAQRPRKINRLMELRGQTLVPPLAEAHNHNLQSAWGLDKFAQDYLRDGVFYAAMLCADPAAIGPIRDRIAQPDTPDVLFATACITSSDGQPLAMLQSGQPPMALEDIVDKAVLIMDTPEQVEQKWPLIRDRRTDLVKVIMSYHDRPELRGQADQRGRLGVTPEVVAEVVRRAHADGLRVVAHVESALDFEAAVRAGVDFIAELPGYFPQHGEAPESHLISPEAAVMAAEKKIGIVTATVATRLFQPAPDLLARIEDVQKRNLDRLREAGARLLVGSDLFTGNALEEVKHLAQLGVLDKPTLLRLATQDTPRALFPQRKLGCFQTGCEASFLVLAGNPLDDLGALEKPLLRIKQGRVLTQLEEVAATAGTEDNALGSGGQKASGKSRKASAKSSAKSSGKPAGSSKKPATSKATVKKATTNK
- a CDS encoding GNAT family N-acetyltransferase; protein product: MTTLPRVTLRPTMLSDLDFVVGVEQDAANRPFITPWALMQHEGAIRFPDARHFIVELAAERAGFVILQGCRNPNRSLELKRIVLGPKGLGVGRACVRQLKKMAFLQFGAHRFWLDVKGRNIRAHALYRSEGYVEEGRLRECVRIEDELGATGQPVQAYDDLIVMSLLRAEYDARVEQGLEAA
- a CDS encoding DNA topoisomerase IV subunit B → MATKADTSPGSYSEGSIRVLKGLEPVKQRPGMYTRTDNPLHVIQEVIDNAADEALAGHGKRIALTQHTDGSVTIEDDGRGIPFGLHPEEGVPVVEIVYTRLHAGGKFDKGAGGAYSFSGGLHGVGVSVTNALAKRLEVTVYREGQVATLAFSGGDVVEPVAVRKADLKAGDRKQGTTVRVWPDAKYFESAELPKGELVHLLRSKAVLMPGVTVTLTQEKTGDVQTWTYKGGLRDYLMQSLPADPLIPLFEGEQYATASESENFAEGEGASWCVAFTEEGQTMRESYVNLIPTVAGGTHESGLKDGLFGAVKGFIEMHALAPKGVKLMAEDVFSRASFVLSAKVLDPQFQGQTKERLNSRDALRLVSAFVKPALELWLNQHVEHGKKLADLVIKQAQTRQRAAQKVEKRKSSGVAVLPGKLTDCESTDLLHNELFLVEGDSAGGSAKLGRDKETQAILPLRGKVLNAWEVERDRLFANNEIHDISVAIGVDPHGKNDDPDLSGLRYGKICILSDADVDGAHIQVLLLTLFFRHFPKLIATGHVYVARPPLFRVDAPARGKKPAAKLYALDEGEQTAILDKLRKEGAREGSWSISRFKGLGEMNAEQLWDTTLNPETRRLLQVQYGDLDITDTEGAINKLMGKGEAAARRELMELHGDAIEVDV
- a CDS encoding class I SAM-dependent methyltransferase, which encodes MRWLPAWRDQPDATALDLACGSGRHLIPLAEAGLRVTGVDRDAAALTGLRARLPASELIEADIEAGPWPLGDRVFDLVVVTNYLWRPLFPNIADAVAPGGWLIYETFTDGQQHIGRPSRPEFLLRPGELLTAFGGLRIVAFEDGFTGGAGLAASGARGADGSAPPSPGGVNGRYVQRVAAVREQTPRPGVFPRYRLD